Proteins co-encoded in one Papaver somniferum cultivar HN1 chromosome 5, ASM357369v1, whole genome shotgun sequence genomic window:
- the LOC113283890 gene encoding uncharacterized protein LOC113283890, with protein MGLNEFRPIHFPAFGEWDYYCYQPNYYYTTSSTNVGDDHLGHHQQQDLYGVDTDLYKGGAEEVKIPVVVVPTTATNVVNFSPKKENKLYAGDEGDETKDRWWIYGWKASPTKYNNPQYRTTTAVATTHKPVDEDLYKIPSPQLRRAKAPKVKVLGFISRCFSPSCVM; from the exons ATGGGTTTAAATGAATTTAGACCTATTCATTTTCCAGCATTTGGTGAATGGGATTACTACTGTTATCAACCAAACTACTACTACACTACAAGTAGTACTAATGTTGGTGATGATCATCTtggccaccaccaacaacaagatTTATATGGTGTCGATACTGATCTTTACAAAGGAGGAGCAGAAGAAGTTAAGATACCAGTAGTAGTTGTACCCACCACTGCTACAAATGTTGTCAACTTTTCTCCTAAGAAG GAAAACAAATTGTATGCCGGGGATGAAGGAGATGAGACGAAAGATAGGTGGTGGATTTATGGATGGAAAGCATCACCAACAAAATACAACAACCCTCAATATCGTACCACCACTGCTGTTGCCACTACTCACAAGCCTGTCGATGAAGATCTCTACAAAATACCATCACCACAACTCCGCCGCGCCAAAGCACCCAAG GTCAAAGTGCTGGGGTTTATATCGAGATGCTTCAGTCCCTCTTGTGTCATGTGA
- the LOC113283888 gene encoding prolyl 4-hydroxylase 1-like: MVTTRIIFGLLTFVTVGMIIGALFQLAFIRRLEESSVSGFSRWENDHEAKMLRIGFVKPEIVSWAPRIIVLHNFLSSEECDYLKAIARPRLQISTVVDAKTGKGIKSNVRTSSGMFLSNEERKYPIVQAIEKRISVFSQVPVENGELVQVLRYEQNQYYKPHHDYFSDTFNLKRGGQRIATVLMYLSNNVEGGETYFPMAGTGECSCGGQMVKGLSVKPNKGDAVLFWSMGLDGKEDPTSIHGGCKVLSGEKWSATKWMRQKTTN; this comes from the exons ATGGTTACAACGAGGATCATATTCGGACTTCTTACTTTTGTTACAGTTGGAATGATTATTG GTGCTTTGTTTCAGTTGGCATTTATACGGAGATTGGAGGAGTCATCTG TTTCAGGATTTTCTCGTTGGGAGAATGACCACGAGGCAAAGATGCTCCGAATCGGATTT GTCAAACCTGAGATTGTCAGCTGGGCACCCCGAATCATTGTCCTGCATAATTTCTTAAGTTCAGAG GAATGTGATTATCTAAAAGCAATTGCTAGGCCTCGCCTCCAGATTTCTACTGTAGTGGACGCAAAAACAGGCAAG GGAATTAAGAGTAATGTTAGGACAAGTTCCGGCATGTTTTTAAGTAATGAAGAGAGGAAGTATCCTATTGTACAG GCAATTGAAAAACGGATTTCAGTATTCTCTCAAGTACCAGTAGAAAATGGAGAGCTTGTTCAAGTTTTAAG GTATGAACAGAATCAGTACTACAAGCCACATCATGACTACTTTTCTGACACT TTTAACTTGAAGCGAGGAGGTCAGCGAATTGCAACCGTGCTCATGTATTTGAGCAACAATGTGGAGGGGGGAGAAACTTACTTCCCCATG GCCGGGACAGGAGAATGTAGCTGTGGTGGGCAAATGGTGAAGGGGTTGTCTGTAAAACCTAATAAAGGAGATGCAGTTCTTTTCTGGAGCATG GGACTTGATGGGAAGGAAGATCCTACTAGTATACATGGAGGATGTAAAGTCTTATCAGGAGAGAAATGGTCAGCTACGAAATGGATGAGGCAAAAAACAACCAACTAA